TCGACGGAGTGGCGGCCAACAGAACGGACGGGGACACGGTGGGACCTCCAGCACGGGCGACAGTGGATCAACCAGGTTAACGACGGGCGCGGCCCGGATGATGTCCGCAGCCCACCGAGAGACGCGTCTCATCCGGAAATCACACCTTTGTGCCGCGTTTCTTCGCGAAACCGACCGCCCGCCGCACGGTCGCCTCGGCCCCGCCGGTCCAGCCCGCCGGTCCCGCCGTCGGCCGCCCCGCCGGTCCCGCCGCCGACCCGGCGTCGACCCGGGCGTCGACCCGGCGGTGGCCGTGCGGGGGCCGTGCGGCCGTCCGGGCGGAATCGGTCCGGCCCATTACCCGCACGTGGTGGCGCCCGGACCAGGCATGAGGAGAGACTGAGAGCGGATCGTCCCGGCGCGAGCCACGCGCCGCCGGCGTACAAGGAGGCATCCACCGTGCCGCACGTCCTGGTTCTCAACGCGTCGTACGAGCCGCTCGGCGTCGTACCGCTCCACCGCGCGCTCGTCCTCGTCCTCGAAAACAAGGCCGTCTGCCTCGAAGAGTCCGGCGCCCTCCTGCGCAGCCCCACCACCGTCGTGCCGGCCCCCAGCGTGGTCCGCCTCAAGCGTTTCGTACGGGTCCCCTACCGGGGGCCCGTCCCGCTCACCCGCCGCGCGCTCTTCGCCCGGGACGGCGGCCGCTGCGTGTACTGCGGGGCCGCCGCCACCAGCGTCGACCACGTCGTGCCGCGCAGCCGGGGCGGTCTGCACGCGTGGGACAACGTGGTGGCGGCCTGCCGCCGCTGCAACCACGTCAAGGCCGACCGGCACCTCCCCGAACTGGGCTGGCGCCTGCGCCACCAGCCCGCGCCGCCCACCGGGCTGGCGTGGCGGATCATCGGCACCGGTCACCGCGACCCGCGCTGGCTGCCCTACCTCCAGCCGTTCGGCGCGGACGACGCGATGGCCCGGATCGACGGCGTCTCCGCCTGAACGCCCCGGGCCGGTGAGCCGGCGGGAGCCGTCCCGGGCGGGCGACACGGTGGCTGAAAATGGCCCATATCTGCCGTCCGGGGGAACGGAATGTGACCCACGGCACGTTGAGGACGTTGGCATCGGACCTATGTCACGCTCACGTCTGCGCACCCGAGGGCTGGGTAGGTCTCTCTACCGTCCTGCTCCCACGGCCAGGAGGCCACCTTGCCCGCAGCCGCGCGACTCCCGCTCCCCGCCCTCTCCAAACAGGTCCCCGGCCCGGCGCCGCTGACCAGTGAACCGCCCCTCCCGTCCGCCGCCGTGCCCCGTCCCGTCGGCGGACCGCGCGGCACCGACCGCACCGACCGCACCGACCGCACCGACCGCACCGACGGCGCCCTCGTCACTCCCGCGCTCGACGTACCCCTCGCCACCGGCGCCGCACCCCTCACCAGCGAGCCCCCGCTCGCCGACGCCGCCCCCCTGACGAGCGAGCCGCCGCTCGCCGTCGTCGCTCCGCTCACCAGCGAACCGACCGCCCCCGGTGTCGCGGGGGCCATGGAGTCTCCAGGAGTCTGAATGGGCCTGTCCCGGCTCGCCGCCCTGCACGGCGTCGCCACTTCCTACTCCCCGTCCGCGGGTGTCACGGTGCCCGTCCCCGACGACACGGTCACCGCCGTGCTCGCCGCGCTGGGTGTGGCCGCCGGCACCCCGGAGGACGTACGGAGGTCGCTCGCCGCCGCCGAATCGAGGGCGGGCTCCCGGCTGCTCCCGCCCACCGTGGTGGTCTGGGCGGGCGAGCCGCTGCCGTCCGCCCTCGCCACGCTGCCGATCGGTACGGCCCTGACCGTCGTCCCGGAGGCCGAAGCGGGCGCCGGGCGGCCCGAGCCGGTCCGCCTGCGCGTCACGGGCGCGCAGGCGGACGTCCCCGACACGCCCCCGCCGTCCACGGTCCCCGTCTGGTGGCCCGACCTGCCCTCCGGCGTGCACCGGGTGACCGCCCGCACCCTCGACCACCGGCAGGGCACCGCGACCCTCGTCGTCGCGCCCGCCCGTGCGCCCCGGCCCGCCGCCCGCGCCCAGGGCTTCCTCGTCCAGCTCTACTCCCTGCTCTCCGGGCGGTCCTGGGGCATGGGCGACCTCGGCGACCTGGCCGACCTCGCCTCCTGGGCCGGACGCACCCTCGGCGCCGGGTTCGTCCAGATCAACCCGCTGCACGCGGCCGTCCCGGGGCGGCCGACCGACCCTTCGCCGTACCGCCCCTCCTCGCGGCTCTTCCCCGACCCCGTCCATCTCCACGTCGAGTCGATCCCCGAGTACGGCCAGGTCCGCGCACGGGCAGTGCTGGACGACCTCCGCCAGGACGCCGCCGCGCTCTCGGAGGCCGTGCTCAACAAGGGCGCGCTCATCGACCGGGACGCCGTCTGGGAGCTGAAGCGGCAGGCGCTGGAGCTCATCCACCAGGTGCCGCTGACCCCCGGCCGCCGGGCCGCGTACTGCGACTTCCTCTCCGCCCGGGGCCAGGCCCTGGAGGACCACGCGCTCTGGTGCGCGCTGGCCGAGGTGCACGGCCCCGACTGGCACACCTGGCCCGAGCCGCTGCGCGACCCCCGCTCCCGGGAGACCGCCCGCGCCCGTACCGGGCTCCTCGACCGGGTGGACTTCCACAGCCGGCTCGCCTGGCTGACCGACACCCAGCTCGCCGAGGCCCAGCGGGCCGCCCGGGACGCCGGGATGGCGGTCGGAGTCATCCACGACCTCGCGGTCGGCGTGCACCCGTCCGGCGCCGACACCTGGGCGGGGCAGGACGACTACGCGCGCCGCATCTCCGTCGGCGCGCCCCCCGACGCCTTCAACGCGCGCGGCCAGGACTGGGGCCTGCCGCCCTGGCGGCCCGACGCCCTCGCCGCCTCCGGCTACGCCCCCTTCCGGGACCTGCTGCGCGGCCTGCTCGCGCACGCCGGGGCGCTCCGCGTCGACCACGTCATGGGCCTCTTCCGGCTCTGGTGGGTCCCCGAGGGCAAGCCGCCCACCGAGGGCACCTACGTCAGCCAGGACGGCGAGGCGATGCTCGCCGTCCTCGTCCTGGAAGCCCACCGCGCCGGGGCCGTCGTCCTGGGCGAGGACCTCGGCACGGTCGAGCCGGGCGTGCGCGAGGCGCTGGCCCGGCGCGGTGTCCTCGGCACGTCCGTCCTCTGGTTCGAACGCGACTGGGAGGGCACG
The DNA window shown above is from Streptomyces sp. NBC_00247 and carries:
- the malQ gene encoding 4-alpha-glucanotransferase, translating into MGLSRLAALHGVATSYSPSAGVTVPVPDDTVTAVLAALGVAAGTPEDVRRSLAAAESRAGSRLLPPTVVVWAGEPLPSALATLPIGTALTVVPEAEAGAGRPEPVRLRVTGAQADVPDTPPPSTVPVWWPDLPSGVHRVTARTLDHRQGTATLVVAPARAPRPAARAQGFLVQLYSLLSGRSWGMGDLGDLADLASWAGRTLGAGFVQINPLHAAVPGRPTDPSPYRPSSRLFPDPVHLHVESIPEYGQVRARAVLDDLRQDAAALSEAVLNKGALIDRDAVWELKRQALELIHQVPLTPGRRAAYCDFLSARGQALEDHALWCALAEVHGPDWHTWPEPLRDPRSRETARARTGLLDRVDFHSRLAWLTDTQLAEAQRAARDAGMAVGVIHDLAVGVHPSGADTWAGQDDYARRISVGAPPDAFNARGQDWGLPPWRPDALAASGYAPFRDLLRGLLAHAGALRVDHVMGLFRLWWVPEGKPPTEGTYVSQDGEAMLAVLVLEAHRAGAVVLGEDLGTVEPGVREALARRGVLGTSVLWFERDWEGTGRPLAPEHWRRDCMATATTHDLPSTAARLSGDHVTLRHELGLLTRGLEEELAEDAADTAEWLGCLARLRLLPEGEGDEEAAVRAVHRFLLRTPARLTGIWLPDTVGDRRPQNLPGTWDQYPNWRLPIADGEGRPLTLEQITGSPRLHRLMDGLTPPAPRTAPPDARRP
- a CDS encoding HNH endonuclease; amino-acid sequence: MPHVLVLNASYEPLGVVPLHRALVLVLENKAVCLEESGALLRSPTTVVPAPSVVRLKRFVRVPYRGPVPLTRRALFARDGGRCVYCGAAATSVDHVVPRSRGGLHAWDNVVAACRRCNHVKADRHLPELGWRLRHQPAPPTGLAWRIIGTGHRDPRWLPYLQPFGADDAMARIDGVSA